TAAGGGGAGGGGGGTCAATCTTGCTtctaatagaaaaaaattagaagtaaaaaataaaatgaaacatcAATCAGTATTAACTAGAGCTCCTAAAAGCATAACATACCCTGTGTTACTGTACTGTTTGCCGGTGGAGGCaaggaaagaggaggaggagttgaaggaggtGATGGAGGTGGTGGAGCAGCAATTGATTCATAGAAAGGATCATTGAGCTCAAACCTCAAATTACAGCTGGGCATGAGAACTCTCCCACCTTGCTTTGCATTGCAACAATTTGGGATATCACCAACAGCTTCAACTAAGCATTTATTGCAATCATTCTGAGATATATCAGGAGTACACTGAACTAACCCATAAATCTTCTCAAAGGTGCTTGTATAATTTACAGACCCAGCTGCAAACATTCGAGTGGAAGAACCAAAGATAGCTTGGTTCACAAGGTTATTCATTAAATCTGCCAAAGTCTGATTAAATTGAACTGGGTTTGACACATAATTGACATTCCACaaataccaagttggattttctTGAATAGTTGAGAAGATGAACTGATCTGAGTACCTTAACATGCATAAATCATACCATACTATTGCACCTGTTTGATTGGGACAAAGTTGTGTGATATCTTTGCTTGCCATGTTAACACAATTttgacattcttgggaagtaATATCGCCTCTGCACAGAAAGAGACCGTAGACTGTGTTGGAATTCTGGGTAATTGTTGTGTTGTAAAATCCAGTACTATTGATAGCATTAGAGGATATAGAAGATAGAAGATGGTTGAGattggtttgggatttgctGTTAGCAGTGTAATTAGTTCCTGAGCAGGAATTGGCTgcaaaatttggttgcagagtGCTTTGGCTCAACAACCAGAGGAGactagaagaaagaagaaagagcaaTCCAGAGCACTGCATCATCGCTTATGGCTGTCGCTGCTGGAATTTCACTCTGATTTGTATAGTTGTAACATTTATGTTTGGTTGCAGAGTGTTTTGAGATAGGTTGCAAAGCACAAGGAAATGAATTATTAATGTCACCATATGAATTGAATATTCATTACGAGGGGAAGACTTTGAATTCTAACACGCCAAAGCAGGTTTTTCCACCCTAGAAACCGAATTTTTTTCGTGTACAGTTCCTTGACCGGTGAGGTTCCCTAGtttctcacaagagggggggtgggacccacccggggcACCTAACCGAATagtctgcccaggtggggtccaccccccttttgtgagaggaactagggaactgcACCAGTcaggaaccgtagacgataattGTCCCAAGAAACCACCTAGAAAGCACAATTGGTCTTTCGGTCATTCGGTAAACCGAGGGATGACTAAAAGCAAGTCCAATGTAGGATGTAGCATGCACCGAAGCATAAGGAAAAAGGAAGCATACGCGGCTGCGCAAGTGGGGTTCATTCTTTAGATTTTTCATTGGTTTAACAGACAAATTCCTTCTTACACTGCCTCATTGGGAAATCCTCCTCCTTACAATATAGGTATAAAAAAGTCAAAAATCTTGATTCCATGGCATAGGAGAATTGGATAGGAAAagggaatttttatctgctgttGTACAGGCAGTGCTGCTATGTGCATCGTGTGGCGCAACAgcagccatgtgtgcacaacAGGCCCCACTGTGCAGACATGGCCGCTgttgcgccgcacgatgcgtatAGCAACGGCTTCTGTACAGTAGCGGATAAAGGTCCTAGAAAAAGGACCTATAATTTAGGATGTCAAATTAAAGACCTAATTCAAGTATATTATATGCTTTGTATTGCAAATATTTGCTTGTACGTTTATAATCTAGATTTGCTTGAATTTTATGTGTTTTCACTAATTTAATTTGTTTACTTTTATTTTGACATAGTAGAGTTGAATTTCGATTGtattctatcaaaaaaataaaaatgtgatCATATTCAAACTCGGTACACCAAGAAATTGCTAGGATCTTTTGTAGTTCATATCGGAAAGAGACATCCCTCCGGACAATTGTTAAGTACAatagtgttttttttatcacattttttttttatttaggcTCCCTTTGTTTTGGCTTACATGTGAAAATTGTACATtgaaaaattttatatgttgacaaattttttaatgtttgtttACCATTTATTTTACATggtaaaattatttaaaataattacataagatgTCATTACAACAAATTTGAATTAGATAATCTATATTATATGATTGTAATAATCATATATCGACAAGAGACCCACAAATACATAGGTCTTATGTGATCCAAGATACACTCAATGTGAAACACTTttatctttaattttattttgtcaaTAGTGAGGTTGATAGCCACTCATCATATCTATTGATCTGAATAAATATATTcttaccaatatatatatatatatatgaaaattaAGATACCTTGCATAATCCCAAACAGCTAAGCCTAATTTGCTAGAAACAGGCTTTAAGTGGCTCAGTAGATATGCTAGAGGACTTCTACCTGTGCTACTCTATTGTCTAATGTACTCTATTTAGGCCTTAATCTTCCACTTGTCTTGTCTGGGCCAGATACAGGTAAATTGGGCTAGCCATTGAGAACGCAACACATGGCCAGCAAAATCTCAACGAAGAATGATGGTTTGCGCTGCCGTGCAATATCACAACTTCCCATGTAGAGACCTACTCGAAATCTGGCGCCTGCCATCTATGTCCT
The nucleotide sequence above comes from Telopea speciosissima isolate NSW1024214 ecotype Mountain lineage chromosome 3, Tspe_v1, whole genome shotgun sequence. Encoded proteins:
- the LOC122655339 gene encoding cysteine-rich receptor-like protein kinase 25, which translates into the protein MASKDITQLCPNQTGAIVWYDLCMLRYSDQFIFSTIQENPTWYLWNVNYVSNPVQFNQTLADLMNNLVNQAIFGSSTRMFAAGSVNYTSTFEKIYGLVQCTPDISQNDCNKCLVEAVGDIPNCCNAKQGGRVLMPSCNLRFELNDPFYESIAAPPPPSPPSTPPPLSLPPPANSTVTQGMLCF